A region of Cellulophaga sp. RHA19 DNA encodes the following proteins:
- a CDS encoding SusC/RagA family TonB-linked outer membrane protein — MKIKIINPIYFRKRAGVLKFIMRIFLFLFCTTVFSFTSNEVFSQNAKVFIEKDKVISVDEAFTIIRNQTDYTFLYHEDLFKDFPSIVVKKGSIRTNELLSNFFELKGYHFSLTKNNTIIISSKPALSQQKITGKITDVNGVPLLGVTVLLRGTRDGVVTDFDGNYSINVSKGNTLVYSYIGFDTVEKIVGAETTLNIVMKRNATQLDEVVLSTGYQKISKERATGSFDKVDSKVLDTKVSQSILNKIEGELSGLLFDDVDGPVIRGIGSLEVAPTPLIVVDGFPISQGIESINPNDVKDITVLKDAAAASIWGIRAANGVIVITTKKGNRSRKPVIEFSTNYSITPKNNLEDLKYASTNSFLEFEKHRADNEWSLLPEGNNQPALGAGIETYLKLNEGLISQAEADAIINSLRGLDSRKEFQNLFMNDSYWSQYNFAISGGGKNSVYRSSISYNKNENNNFFKNNDSDQLIANLRGIFNVTPKLTISNDFNFTSSKRESNGMSSGDYSNLFQYQNILDANGNQVAQPYGLGQDFKDEKVASGYPYNWDHNLMQEFNNKDNSIEGTSIRIQTAVDYKILDNLSVRGSYQYEWNNSEGNSLFNENTYYVRDLVNTYTRVENGEFINHVNKGSIYRFNNATNKTRQGRIQLNYNESFNDNKHRVTALAGYELRQVKNTFNNNTLYGFDPQALTSASIAFGERVPVTSSGVNPTRALLNPSSVAYEENRYVSYYANGAYTYLNKYTLTGSIRLDDTNLFGASKDYRNIPLYSIGGKWDINNEGFFKGKVFNTLSLRGTYGVNGNVDRNTGPYLIAGNSRNYVTDVEFAYIRNVKNPELRLEKVYVTNLGIDFGLFNNTISGNVDYYHKKSTDLLSPVSFPSVYGFNNATINVGEMENEGVDVNLNINVAQKTDLKYNTTLRFSHNKNTVTKVDVPEETVTTYLRGQPLVGNPLRYIYSYKSAGLDANGDPLTLNENGELVNVDGKVNVAGTLEEAAIENTDALVYSGTTTPKYYGSWVNNISYKNFYVRTLVTYKLGHVFRNTNILDYTNASSYITANIHSDFENRWQNPGDENTTSIPRLPLLRSDAYKLGYSYYASGDQFVDSASHIRFKEIILGYNFDKKVLKNTGIDAFKVSLQATNIGLINFNKWNEDPESFVLPTTPTFTLNFSFNF, encoded by the coding sequence ATGAAAATAAAAATTATTAACCCCATTTACTTTCGAAAGAGAGCAGGTGTCTTGAAGTTTATTATGAGAATATTTCTGTTTCTATTTTGTACAACCGTATTTAGTTTTACTTCTAATGAAGTATTTTCTCAGAACGCCAAGGTGTTTATAGAAAAAGACAAAGTAATATCTGTAGACGAGGCATTTACTATTATTAGAAACCAAACCGACTATACATTTCTTTACCACGAGGATTTATTTAAAGACTTTCCTTCAATAGTGGTAAAAAAAGGAAGTATAAGAACCAATGAGTTATTAAGTAACTTTTTTGAATTGAAAGGGTACCATTTTTCGTTGACCAAAAACAACACTATTATAATTAGTTCTAAACCAGCTTTAAGTCAGCAAAAAATTACAGGTAAAATTACAGATGTAAACGGTGTACCATTGTTAGGCGTTACAGTTTTACTAAGAGGAACTAGAGATGGTGTTGTTACAGATTTTGATGGTAATTACAGTATAAATGTAAGTAAAGGTAATACTTTAGTGTACTCATATATAGGCTTTGATACAGTAGAAAAAATAGTAGGCGCAGAAACTACTTTAAATATTGTAATGAAAAGAAATGCGACACAGTTAGACGAAGTAGTTTTAAGTACCGGTTACCAAAAAATATCAAAAGAACGAGCTACAGGTTCTTTTGACAAGGTAGATTCTAAAGTGCTAGATACTAAAGTGTCGCAAAGTATTTTAAATAAAATAGAAGGAGAATTGTCTGGCCTTTTATTTGATGATGTAGATGGCCCAGTAATTAGAGGTATAGGTTCCTTAGAAGTTGCACCTACACCATTAATTGTTGTAGACGGTTTTCCTATATCTCAGGGTATAGAATCTATTAACCCTAATGATGTAAAAGATATTACAGTGCTAAAAGATGCCGCAGCAGCATCTATTTGGGGTATTAGAGCAGCAAATGGTGTTATTGTAATTACTACTAAAAAAGGAAATAGAAGTAGAAAACCAGTAATAGAGTTTTCAACAAACTACTCTATAACGCCCAAAAATAATTTAGAGGATTTAAAATATGCTTCTACCAATAGTTTTTTAGAGTTTGAAAAGCATAGAGCAGATAATGAGTGGAGTTTGTTACCAGAGGGTAATAATCAGCCTGCATTAGGAGCTGGTATAGAAACATATTTAAAATTAAATGAAGGATTAATTTCCCAGGCAGAAGCAGATGCTATTATTAATAGTTTAAGAGGGTTAGATAGTCGTAAAGAGTTTCAGAACTTGTTTATGAACGATTCTTATTGGTCTCAGTATAATTTTGCAATTAGTGGAGGAGGAAAAAATAGTGTGTATAGAAGTTCTATATCATACAATAAAAATGAAAATAATAATTTTTTTAAGAATAATGACTCAGACCAACTAATTGCAAATTTAAGAGGCATTTTTAACGTAACTCCTAAGCTAACAATTTCTAATGATTTTAATTTTACTTCTAGTAAAAGAGAATCAAACGGTATGTCAAGCGGAGATTATAGTAATCTTTTTCAATACCAAAATATTTTAGATGCTAATGGCAACCAAGTAGCGCAACCATATGGATTAGGACAAGATTTTAAAGATGAAAAAGTAGCAAGTGGTTACCCATATAATTGGGATCATAATTTAATGCAGGAATTTAATAATAAAGATAATTCTATAGAAGGTACCTCTATACGTATACAAACTGCTGTAGATTATAAAATACTAGATAATTTATCTGTTAGAGGATCTTACCAATATGAGTGGAACAATTCAGAAGGAAATTCTCTTTTTAATGAAAATACATATTATGTTAGAGACCTTGTAAATACATATACAAGAGTAGAAAATGGTGAATTTATTAACCATGTAAATAAAGGAAGTATTTACCGTTTTAACAACGCAACAAATAAAACAAGACAAGGAAGAATACAATTAAATTATAACGAGTCTTTTAATGATAATAAGCATAGAGTAACAGCATTAGCAGGGTATGAACTAAGGCAGGTTAAAAATACATTTAATAATAATACATTATATGGTTTTGATCCACAAGCATTAACTTCTGCATCTATAGCATTTGGAGAAAGGGTGCCTGTTACAAGCAGTGGAGTAAACCCTACTAGGGCTTTATTAAACCCATCATCTGTAGCATATGAAGAAAATAGATATGTGTCTTACTATGCAAACGGTGCGTATACTTATTTAAACAAGTATACATTAACTGGTAGTATTAGATTAGATGATACCAATTTGTTTGGAGCAAGTAAAGATTATAGAAACATACCTCTATACTCTATAGGTGGTAAATGGGATATTAATAATGAAGGTTTTTTTAAAGGAAAGGTATTTAATACCCTTTCTTTAAGAGGTACATACGGTGTTAATGGTAATGTAGACCGTAATACAGGTCCTTATTTAATTGCAGGAAACTCTAGAAACTATGTGACAGATGTAGAGTTTGCTTACATTAGAAATGTTAAAAATCCTGAGTTGCGTTTAGAAAAAGTTTATGTAACTAATTTAGGAATAGATTTTGGTTTGTTTAATAATACCATAAGTGGTAATGTAGATTATTATCATAAAAAAAGTACAGATTTATTATCTCCAGTTTCTTTTCCGTCTGTTTATGGGTTTAATAATGCCACAATTAATGTTGGTGAAATGGAAAACGAAGGTGTAGATGTTAATTTGAACATTAATGTTGCTCAAAAAACAGATCTTAAATATAATACAACACTACGCTTTAGTCATAACAAAAATACAGTTACAAAAGTAGATGTTCCAGAGGAAACAGTAACAACATATTTAAGAGGGCAACCTTTAGTTGGTAATCCTTTAAGATATATTTATAGTTATAAATCTGCAGGTTTAGACGCAAACGGAGATCCGTTAACATTAAACGAAAACGGAGAATTAGTAAATGTAGATGGTAAAGTAAATGTTGCTGGGACCTTAGAAGAAGCTGCTATAGAAAATACAGATGCTTTAGTATACAGCGGTACAACAACACCTAAATATTATGGTTCATGGGTAAACAATATTAGTTACAAAAACTTTTATGTAAGAACATTAGTTACCTATAAGTTAGGACACGTATTTAGAAACACTAATATTCTAGATTATACAAATGCGTCATCTTATATAACAGCTAATATTCATTCAGATTTTGAAAATAGATGGCAAAACCCTGGAGACGAAAACACTACAAGTATACCTAGGTTACCATTGCTTCGTTCTGATGCTTATAAGTTAGGTTACTCTTATTACGCTTCTGGAGATCAATTTGTAGATTCTGCATCACACATTAGATTTAAAGAAATAATTCTTGGTTATAATTTTGATAAAAAGGTATTAAAAAATACAGGGATAGATGCTTTTAAGGTTAGTTTACAAGCAACAAATATTGGTTTAATAAACTTTAATAAATGGAATGAAGATCCAGAAAGTTTTGTCTTACCTACCACACCTACTTTTACTCTAAACTTTTCATTTAATTTTTAA
- a CDS encoding RagB/SusD family nutrient uptake outer membrane protein, which produces MKLKYSVLILVLVLISACNKEEWLDIKPKGQVIPTNVSDYRLLLDQVDRNGEGFPKISPGFGVTYANTDLMSDDFTINDNILNQFSPQAIREYTWDNDLYLPNEEDGDWATLYGQIYPANIVIDEIMSAENGSELEKLEILAEAKIQRAFSYFALVNMYGLHYNENAASNPGVPMRLDSNLEGTDLSRKSVQEVYNLIIEDVESSLPYLPDLPESNNHKHRPSKSSAYAFLARVYLYMAEYDKALKAANSSYAIYNAINNYNDYGFYFDVLYLDQPQNDKQLLWVKGSPNQYDLLIASDELFSMYQDDDLRKTMFSPISFFFGIPEDGYVLGASFFTNYRGSGFTVPEVLLIRAECNTRLNNLDLALADINLIRENRFKTGTYTPLVSTDKTEVLNIVKNERRMELAGASLRLFDLKRYNEFDNANISLSRNLNGQTYSLQANGNNWALPIARKYINATPEIGENIRD; this is translated from the coding sequence ATGAAACTAAAATATTCAGTATTAATACTTGTATTAGTATTAATTTCAGCTTGTAATAAAGAAGAATGGTTAGATATTAAGCCTAAAGGGCAAGTAATACCTACAAATGTATCAGATTATAGATTGCTTTTAGATCAAGTAGACCGCAACGGAGAAGGGTTTCCTAAAATTTCTCCTGGTTTTGGAGTTACGTATGCCAACACAGATCTTATGTCTGATGATTTTACAATTAATGACAATATATTAAATCAATTTTCTCCACAAGCAATAAGAGAATATACTTGGGATAACGATTTATATTTACCTAATGAAGAAGATGGCGATTGGGCAACATTGTATGGGCAAATATACCCAGCAAACATTGTTATAGATGAAATAATGTCTGCAGAAAATGGGTCTGAGTTAGAAAAATTAGAAATTTTGGCAGAAGCAAAAATACAAAGAGCATTTAGTTATTTTGCTTTGGTAAATATGTATGGTTTGCATTATAATGAAAATGCAGCTTCTAACCCAGGAGTACCAATGCGTTTAGACTCTAATCTAGAAGGGACAGATTTATCTAGAAAGTCAGTACAAGAAGTCTACAACTTAATAATAGAAGATGTAGAGAGTTCTTTACCTTATTTGCCAGACCTGCCAGAATCTAATAACCACAAACACAGGCCATCTAAATCTAGTGCTTATGCGTTTTTAGCAAGAGTTTATTTGTATATGGCAGAGTATGATAAAGCTTTAAAAGCAGCAAATAGTTCATACGCAATATACAATGCCATAAATAATTATAATGATTATGGTTTTTATTTTGATGTTTTATATCTAGATCAACCACAAAATGACAAACAATTATTATGGGTAAAAGGATCTCCTAATCAATATGATTTATTAATTGCTAGCGATGAATTGTTTTCTATGTATCAAGATGATGATTTACGTAAAACAATGTTTTCTCCAATTTCTTTCTTTTTTGGTATCCCTGAAGATGGCTATGTACTAGGTGCATCATTTTTTACAAACTATAGAGGTTCTGGTTTTACAGTACCAGAAGTGTTATTAATTAGAGCAGAGTGCAATACACGCCTAAATAATTTAGACTTGGCTTTAGCAGATATAAACTTAATTAGAGAAAATAGATTTAAAACAGGAACGTACACACCTTTAGTAAGTACAGATAAAACAGAGGTTTTAAATATAGTTAAGAATGAAAGAAGAATGGAGTTAGCGGGCGCTAGCTTACGCTTGTTTGATCTTAAACGTTACAATGAGTTTGATAATGCAAATATTTCATTGTCTAGAAACTTAAACGGACAAACATACAGCTTACAGGCCAATGGTAACAACTGGGCTTTACCAATTGCAAGAAAATATATTAACGCTACACCAGAAATAGGTGAAAACATAAGAGATTAA
- a CDS encoding TlpA family protein disulfide reductase yields MKIKFIALMLSVFLCSVVSCQSKEKVSKTQECIITIQTGEVKEGKVVIYPYQSLSSREEAERLTITKDINSSKTILKLDGSKVLRNVNIQLANKNYRLEVFTGPIAINIKLENGEFIIDENEYQKEFLSISEELGYQRMSNLKYKRNLATNDSIFMADYAQSLLTAIDKYPNSYVLPAIINKEFWAAKAVTLQQILNGFSPAVKDSYYLTSLDKRLKSELTTAVGQKVPLFTIPYAEKEGNFKISDYKGKYVLIDFWASWCGPCRQGIPNLKEIHKSFKNKNLEIVSISTDAVRKDWEKAVEQEKMPWIQLLDTKEVSNSFNITAIPHIVIIDPEGIIVSRGNFHEEKLWEELAKYGFKK; encoded by the coding sequence ATGAAAATAAAATTTATAGCACTTATGCTATCTGTATTTCTATGCAGTGTAGTTAGCTGTCAGTCAAAAGAAAAAGTTAGTAAAACACAAGAATGTATTATTACAATACAAACAGGAGAAGTAAAAGAAGGTAAAGTAGTAATTTACCCATATCAAAGTCTATCTTCTAGAGAAGAGGCAGAGAGGTTAACAATAACTAAAGATATAAACTCTTCTAAAACCATACTAAAGTTAGATGGCTCTAAAGTACTACGTAATGTAAATATACAATTGGCCAATAAAAATTATAGGTTAGAAGTATTTACGGGTCCCATAGCTATAAATATTAAACTAGAAAATGGAGAATTTATAATTGATGAAAATGAGTACCAAAAAGAGTTTTTAAGTATTAGTGAAGAATTGGGATACCAAAGAATGTCTAACTTAAAATATAAGAGAAATTTAGCAACTAATGATTCTATTTTTATGGCAGACTATGCCCAATCTTTATTAACAGCTATAGACAAGTACCCTAATAGTTATGTTTTGCCAGCAATAATTAATAAGGAGTTTTGGGCAGCAAAAGCAGTAACACTACAACAAATACTTAATGGTTTCTCCCCAGCAGTTAAAGATTCTTATTACTTAACATCTTTAGATAAAAGACTTAAGTCAGAATTAACTACTGCAGTTGGTCAAAAAGTTCCTTTGTTTACAATTCCTTATGCAGAGAAAGAAGGCAATTTTAAAATATCTGATTATAAAGGTAAGTATGTTTTAATAGATTTTTGGGCGTCTTGGTGTGGTCCTTGTCGTCAAGGAATTCCTAATCTAAAAGAAATACATAAGTCATTTAAAAATAAAAATTTAGAGATTGTTAGTATATCTACAGATGCTGTAAGAAAAGATTGGGAAAAAGCTGTAGAGCAAGAAAAAATGCCTTGGATACAATTACTAGACACCAAAGAAGTATCTAATAGTTTTAACATAACGGCAATTCCTCACATTGTTATAATAGATCCAGAAGGTATTATTGTTTCTAGAGGTAACTTTCATGAAGAAAAACTCTGGGAAGAGCTTGCAAAATATGGTTTTAAAAAATAA
- a CDS encoding TlpA family protein disulfide reductase, whose protein sequence is MKEIIYILCASFLIASCKNTKPETIDYVIVSGKIENASVPSLKVKKNYKPVKEITLNKDGSFTDTLMLDTGAYDIQAGKYFFPVYIKEGHNININANATNFKNSLTVTGISAPETNFLILKSKEKEQFYGEAGQKFYALGEDAYKNKVASYKKSLIKKLDENPEFNKNFIELEKRDLNYYYIDMLLKHQRMHRYFAKDSLYTVSDSFLKETESLSYELEEDYKYSQTYQNLVRGHYQNIAKKASEKGEDYNITYLNALGTNKNDFIRNSLLIDVASGSITYVKDRTTYYNNFMKFSTNKEDKKVITDLYNNLQLTVPGKISPKFTNYENHKGGTTSLEDFKGKYVYIDVWATWCGPCLYEVPYLQEVEKQYHGKNIEFVSISVDADKDHDKWKQMVTDKKMGGVQLYADNSFDSDFAKDYIIKAIPKFILIDPEGKIVKSNAPRPSDKKLIDLLEELGV, encoded by the coding sequence ATGAAAGAAATAATATATATACTTTGTGCTTCGTTTTTAATAGCGTCTTGCAAAAATACTAAGCCAGAAACTATAGATTATGTTATAGTTTCTGGTAAAATAGAAAATGCATCTGTGCCTAGTTTAAAAGTTAAAAAAAATTATAAACCAGTTAAGGAAATAACATTAAATAAAGATGGTTCTTTTACAGACACATTAATGTTAGATACTGGTGCTTATGATATTCAGGCAGGTAAATATTTTTTTCCGGTTTACATAAAAGAAGGTCACAATATTAATATTAATGCGAATGCAACTAATTTTAAAAATAGTTTAACTGTTACTGGTATTAGTGCGCCTGAGACTAATTTTTTAATCTTAAAATCTAAAGAAAAAGAACAGTTTTACGGCGAAGCAGGACAAAAATTTTATGCTTTAGGTGAAGATGCTTATAAAAACAAAGTAGCATCCTACAAAAAAAGTTTAATTAAAAAGCTAGATGAAAATCCAGAATTTAATAAAAACTTTATAGAGTTAGAAAAAAGAGATTTAAACTATTATTACATAGATATGCTTTTAAAGCATCAAAGAATGCACAGGTACTTTGCAAAAGATTCTCTTTATACAGTATCTGATAGTTTTTTAAAAGAAACAGAAAGTTTGTCTTATGAACTAGAGGAGGATTATAAATATTCACAAACATATCAAAATCTGGTTAGAGGACATTATCAAAATATAGCAAAAAAAGCGAGTGAAAAAGGAGAAGATTATAATATTACTTACTTAAATGCTTTAGGAACTAATAAAAACGATTTTATAAGAAATTCTCTTTTAATAGATGTTGCTTCTGGCTCTATAACCTATGTAAAGGACAGAACCACATATTATAATAACTTTATGAAATTCTCTACTAATAAAGAGGATAAAAAAGTAATTACAGATTTGTATAATAATTTACAATTAACTGTGCCAGGAAAAATATCTCCTAAATTTACCAACTACGAGAACCATAAAGGAGGAACAACCTCTTTAGAAGATTTTAAAGGTAAATATGTGTATATAGATGTTTGGGCTACTTGGTGTGGACCTTGTTTATATGAGGTTCCTTATTTACAAGAAGTAGAAAAACAATACCACGGTAAAAATATAGAGTTTGTAAGTATTTCTGTAGACGCAGATAAGGACCACGATAAGTGGAAACAAATGGTTACAGATAAAAAAATGGGAGGTGTACAGTTGTATGCAGACAATTCTTTTGATTCAGATTTCGCAAAAGATTATATTATAAAAGCTATACCTAAGTTTATTTTAATAGATCCAGAAGGAAAAATTGTGAAAAGCAATGCACCAAGACCTTCAGATAAAAAATTAATAGATTTATTAGAAGAACTAGGAGTTTAG
- a CDS encoding exodeoxyribonuclease III, whose amino-acid sequence MHIVSWNVNGVRAVVKKEFFESVKSMKPDIICLQETKAQDNEVAKALSPLENFNLASNSADKKGYSGTATLSSIEPTSVKADIGIEEHDTEGRVLCTEYENFYLVNVYVPNSGQKLDRLDYRKQWDKDFLNYLKELEKKKPVIACGDFNVAHTAIDLKNDKSNYNKTAGYTQTEIDGMDNFIADGFVDSFRLLHPDEVAYTFWSYRFKSRERNTGWRIDYFLVSKSIKDKIKEVTIFSDIMGSDHCPIGLKIDF is encoded by the coding sequence ATGCATATAGTATCTTGGAATGTAAATGGTGTACGTGCTGTTGTAAAAAAAGAGTTTTTTGAATCTGTAAAATCTATGAAACCAGATATTATTTGTTTACAAGAAACTAAAGCACAAGACAATGAGGTTGCCAAGGCACTTTCTCCATTAGAAAACTTTAATTTAGCGTCTAATTCTGCTGATAAAAAGGGGTATTCTGGTACTGCAACATTAAGTAGTATTGAACCCACAAGCGTTAAAGCAGATATCGGCATAGAAGAACACGATACAGAAGGCAGAGTACTCTGCACGGAGTATGAAAATTTTTACCTAGTTAATGTATATGTACCTAATTCAGGACAAAAATTAGACAGGCTAGACTATAGAAAACAATGGGATAAAGACTTTTTAAACTATTTAAAGGAGTTAGAAAAGAAAAAACCTGTTATTGCCTGTGGCGATTTTAACGTAGCACATACAGCTATAGATTTAAAGAACGATAAAAGCAACTACAACAAAACGGCTGGCTACACCCAAACTGAGATTGATGGTATGGATAATTTTATTGCTGATGGGTTTGTAGATTCTTTTAGACTATTACACCCAGATGAAGTTGCATATACATTTTGGAGTTATCGTTTTAAGTCTAGAGAACGAAATACGGGTTGGCGTATAGATTATTTTTTAGTGAGTAAATCTATTAAAGATAAAATAAAAGAAGTAACTATTTTTAGTGATATAATGGGATCTGACCACTGCCCTATTGGTTTAAAAATAGACTTTTAA